The proteins below are encoded in one region of Knoellia sp. S7-12:
- a CDS encoding RNA-binding protein, translating to MLEEALEHLVTGIVDHKDDVAVQRKELRRGEIIEVRVHPDDLGRVIGRSGRTASALRTVLTALAGGRPVRIDIVDTDRVR from the coding sequence GTGCTCGAGGAGGCGCTGGAGCACCTCGTCACCGGGATCGTCGACCACAAGGACGACGTCGCGGTGCAGCGCAAGGAGCTCCGTCGCGGCGAGATCATCGAGGTCCGGGTTCACCCGGATGACCTTGGTCGCGTCATCGGTCGCTCCGGCCGCACGGCCAGCGCGCTGCGCACGGTGCTGACCGCGCTCGCCGGCGGCCGCCCCGTCCGGATCGACATCGTCGACACCGACCGGGTGCGTTGA
- the rpsP gene encoding 30S ribosomal protein S16 encodes MAVKIRLKRMGKIHAPFYRVVVMDSRTKRDGRAIEEIGKYHPTEEPSFIDIDGERAQYWLKQGAQPTEAVAALLKITGDWQQFKGEPGGEGTLKVKEPKANKKDLYEAALAAAGKSEGDDASGATTAKKKAAAKKADAPKAEKADEAPKAEKADEAPKAEDKAEEAPKAEEKAEEAPKADETAAEAADSPKAGS; translated from the coding sequence GTGGCCGTCAAGATTCGTCTCAAGCGCATGGGCAAGATCCATGCACCGTTCTACCGCGTTGTCGTCATGGACTCGCGCACCAAGCGCGATGGCCGGGCCATCGAGGAGATCGGCAAGTACCACCCCACCGAGGAGCCCTCGTTCATCGACATCGATGGCGAGCGCGCGCAGTACTGGCTGAAGCAGGGCGCACAGCCCACCGAGGCCGTCGCCGCACTCCTCAAGATCACCGGTGACTGGCAGCAGTTCAAGGGCGAGCCCGGTGGCGAGGGCACGCTCAAGGTCAAGGAGCCCAAGGCGAACAAGAAGGACCTCTACGAGGCCGCTCTTGCTGCCGCAGGCAAGTCCGAGGGCGACGACGCCTCGGGTGCCACCACTGCCAAGAAGAAGGCTGCAGCCAAGAAGGCCGACGCCCCCAAGGCTGAGAAGGCTGACGAGGCCCCCAAGGCTGAGAAGGCTGACGAGGCCCCCAAGGCTGAGGACAAGGCAGAAGAGGCCCCCAAGGCTGAGGAAAAGGCAGAAGAGGCCCCCAAGGCTGACGAGACGGCTGCCGAGGCTGCTGACTCGCCCAAGGCTGGGTCCTGA